The Pontibacillus halophilus JSM 076056 = DSM 19796 genome includes a region encoding these proteins:
- a CDS encoding queuosine precursor transporter, protein MQIYLQSLFVGLLILSNIISVKLFSIGPYILPAAALVYVVTYLLTDVIGEVYGKEVAKQTVKAGFLTQLVALFFIFVSIQLPPAPYFELGTEFEAILGGSFRVMLASLFSYLLSQHLDVSIFHKLKEKHGDSKLWLRNNASTMTSQLIDTTVFITVAFVGVVPTGTLLGMIATQYVFKFIVALIDTPIVYLLVRRSKTIAYKEKAAY, encoded by the coding sequence ATGCAAATCTACTTACAATCCCTTTTCGTTGGATTGTTAATTCTATCGAACATTATTAGTGTGAAGCTCTTCTCCATCGGCCCATATATCCTCCCCGCTGCAGCCCTTGTATACGTCGTCACGTATCTACTGACGGATGTGATTGGTGAGGTGTATGGCAAGGAAGTCGCAAAACAAACCGTAAAAGCTGGGTTCCTTACCCAACTTGTAGCACTCTTTTTCATTTTCGTTTCCATACAGCTTCCTCCCGCGCCTTATTTTGAGCTCGGAACTGAATTTGAAGCGATTCTAGGAGGGAGCTTCCGTGTCATGCTTGCAAGTCTCTTCTCTTACTTACTAAGTCAACATTTAGACGTGTCCATCTTCCATAAGTTGAAAGAAAAGCACGGAGACTCCAAACTTTGGTTACGAAACAATGCTTCTACCATGACAAGCCAACTAATTGATACGACCGTGTTTATCACAGTCGCATTTGTTGGCGTGGTACCAACAGGAACACTACTTGGTATGATTGCGACTCAATACGTATTCAAATTTATTGTGGCATTGATTGATACACCGATTGTTTACCTTCTTGTACGAAGATCAAAGACTATAGCGTATAAGGAAAAGGCAGCCTATTGA